A DNA window from Ornithinimicrobium humiphilum contains the following coding sequences:
- a CDS encoding glycosyltransferase gives MRVLRIFHSGVMTAWRARERELRGLGHDVDLLSASRWNEGGAVVTLRADPAEPAGSVQGVATVGRHPALFSYDPRPLWRALGKRRDVLDVHEEPFAVSTLETLLVRALRQPSVPYALYSAQNLDKRYPVPFRWWQRWALRHARAVVVCNSEAGRICQDRGFPGVPDVVPLGVDVSLYSPADRPPPRQDAPVEVGYVGRLAPHKGVTVLLEAVAAYPDLRLTVVGAGPQEAELRARAAAPDLAGRVTFVGSATPEELPELLRRLDVLAVPSLTTPGWVEQFGRVVVEAMAAGVPVVSSDSGALPDVVGDAGLLVPEADARALGAALLRVCREPGLWEQLRERGLERAQECSWQRVAARYDEIYRRMTKAVRSAAADEQDPEVVVVAYGSADLLRDALEPVRSLAVTVVDNSSLPEIRELCDELGVRYLDPGWNGGFGAGVNHALRHRLTPGTDVLLLNPDAVVSVETVRALHAALRAEDDLASVAPAQTDAEGHRSRVAWPFPTPLRSWVEAVGLGRLNDRHEDYVIGSVLLLRAEALEQVGLFDEDFFLYAEETDWARRAALMGWRHRLVPEVTAVHVGAATSSDPVRRETYFHAGRERYLRKHHGAAGWQVARVGEWLGAAARSVVLPGARGEAARARAALLRAGPWRTERQRFPRPARPVREKVSP, from the coding sequence ATGCGCGTGCTCCGCATCTTTCACAGCGGGGTGATGACGGCATGGAGGGCGCGCGAGCGTGAGCTGAGGGGGCTCGGCCACGACGTGGACCTGCTCTCCGCCTCCCGGTGGAACGAGGGGGGTGCGGTCGTCACCCTCCGAGCCGACCCCGCCGAGCCCGCCGGCTCGGTCCAGGGGGTGGCCACGGTGGGCCGCCACCCGGCCCTCTTCTCCTACGACCCGCGGCCGCTGTGGCGCGCGCTCGGGAAACGGCGTGACGTCCTGGACGTGCACGAGGAGCCGTTCGCGGTGAGCACCCTCGAGACGCTCCTGGTCCGGGCCCTGCGCCAGCCGTCGGTCCCCTACGCCCTCTACTCGGCGCAGAACCTCGACAAGCGCTATCCCGTGCCCTTCCGGTGGTGGCAGCGCTGGGCGCTGCGGCACGCCCGCGCGGTGGTGGTGTGCAACAGCGAGGCCGGTCGCATCTGCCAGGACCGGGGCTTTCCCGGGGTGCCCGACGTCGTGCCGCTCGGCGTCGACGTCTCCCTCTACTCCCCTGCCGACCGGCCGCCGCCGCGCCAGGACGCCCCCGTCGAGGTCGGCTACGTCGGTCGCCTGGCCCCGCACAAGGGGGTGACGGTCCTGCTCGAGGCGGTGGCGGCATACCCCGACCTGAGGTTGACGGTCGTCGGTGCCGGGCCGCAGGAGGCGGAGCTGCGCGCACGAGCCGCCGCGCCCGACCTGGCCGGCCGCGTGACCTTCGTCGGGTCGGCCACCCCGGAGGAGCTGCCGGAGCTGCTGCGCCGGCTCGACGTGCTCGCCGTGCCCTCGCTGACCACCCCGGGCTGGGTGGAGCAGTTCGGCCGCGTGGTCGTCGAGGCGATGGCGGCCGGGGTGCCCGTGGTGTCGAGCGACAGCGGTGCGCTGCCCGACGTCGTCGGCGACGCGGGACTGCTCGTGCCCGAGGCCGACGCGAGGGCGCTGGGCGCAGCCCTGCTGCGGGTATGCCGTGAGCCGGGCCTGTGGGAGCAGTTGCGGGAGCGCGGGCTCGAGCGGGCGCAGGAGTGCTCCTGGCAGCGGGTGGCCGCCCGCTACGACGAGATCTACCGGCGGATGACCAAGGCGGTGCGCAGCGCCGCGGCCGACGAGCAGGACCCCGAGGTGGTCGTGGTCGCCTACGGCTCGGCCGACCTGCTGCGCGACGCGCTGGAGCCGGTCCGTTCCCTCGCGGTCACGGTCGTCGACAACTCGTCGTTGCCGGAGATCCGTGAGCTGTGCGACGAGCTCGGCGTGCGCTATCTCGACCCGGGGTGGAACGGCGGCTTCGGCGCAGGGGTCAACCACGCCCTGCGGCACCGGCTCACGCCTGGCACCGACGTGCTGCTGCTCAACCCCGACGCGGTCGTCTCGGTCGAGACCGTGCGGGCGCTGCACGCCGCCCTGCGCGCCGAGGACGACCTCGCCAGCGTGGCGCCGGCGCAGACCGACGCCGAGGGGCACCGCTCCCGGGTGGCCTGGCCCTTCCCGACACCGCTGCGGTCGTGGGTCGAGGCCGTGGGGCTGGGCCGGCTCAACGACCGGCACGAGGACTACGTCATCGGGTCGGTCCTGCTGCTGCGGGCCGAGGCGCTCGAGCAGGTCGGCCTCTTCGACGAGGACTTCTTCCTCTACGCCGAGGAGACCGACTGGGCCCGGCGGGCAGCCCTGATGGGCTGGCGCCACCGCCTGGTGCCGGAGGTGACCGCTGTCCACGTCGGGGCGGCGACCTCGAGCGATCCGGTGCGCCGGGAGACCTACTTCCACGCCGGACGTGAGCGCTACCTGCGCAAGCACCACGGCGCCGCGGGCTGGCAGGTCGCCCGCGTGGGTGAGTGGCTCGGTGCCGCCGCGCGCTCCGTGGTGCTGCCCGGTGCCCGGGGTGAGGCCGCCCGGGCCCGCGCCGCGCTGCTGCGCGCCGGCCCCTGGCGCACCGAGCGCCAGCGTTTCCCTCGACCTGCCAGGCCCGTCCGGGAGAAGGTGTCCCCATGA
- a CDS encoding O-antigen ligase family protein, translating into MTMAWRDLATRAGAGALVLLAVALTLAVAYLVPERPEVALGLAGTVLVAVAALVHPVTLPLLAMPLIVVVARVGGGGVDLTVSDVALGLAFAPAVVLAPRPFSPQLRTLLWLNVVYQAATLFTLVANPFLANTVEWFHAWMLVSGALLVGWAVGAAGHARAGLTLFLLACLGLAIPTIVQGALQVASGDFGAVYPSWPWSMHKNFIGTLLGSAALVVYARPTWLGWSRLWARSAFWVMVAAIAASQSRQALIGLAIGLLVISLRQRERAGRVWLLLVGLVPVGYLVLTMVRDQIASGNQHNSWFQRLEWYAESVRIWADAPLVGHGLRYWTQPDAPGVFQPPNAFLEVAASAGLVGLVGFLVLWVGVVVVLMRMNPVYGTLALAVALSRLGQSQLDLFWVSVSVSVPFMLIGVCLGGEQRALDRTSTEARPRRDARPVLA; encoded by the coding sequence ATGACGATGGCGTGGCGCGACCTGGCGACCAGGGCGGGGGCGGGAGCCCTCGTGCTCCTGGCCGTCGCCCTGACGCTCGCGGTCGCCTACCTGGTGCCCGAGCGGCCCGAGGTCGCGCTCGGCCTCGCCGGCACGGTGCTCGTCGCCGTCGCCGCGCTCGTCCACCCCGTGACCCTCCCGCTGCTGGCCATGCCGCTCATCGTCGTGGTGGCACGCGTCGGCGGTGGCGGCGTGGACCTCACGGTCTCCGACGTGGCGCTCGGGCTGGCCTTCGCCCCGGCCGTGGTGCTGGCGCCACGGCCCTTCAGCCCGCAGCTGCGGACCCTCCTCTGGCTCAACGTCGTCTACCAGGCAGCCACCCTCTTCACCCTGGTCGCCAACCCGTTCCTGGCCAACACCGTGGAGTGGTTCCACGCCTGGATGCTCGTGTCCGGGGCGCTGCTCGTGGGTTGGGCCGTCGGCGCCGCGGGTCATGCCCGGGCCGGCCTCACGCTCTTCCTCCTGGCCTGCCTCGGCCTCGCCATCCCGACGATCGTGCAGGGTGCTCTGCAGGTGGCCTCCGGCGACTTCGGCGCGGTCTATCCGTCCTGGCCCTGGTCGATGCACAAGAACTTCATCGGGACCTTGCTGGGCTCGGCGGCTCTGGTCGTGTATGCCCGACCCACGTGGCTGGGGTGGAGCCGACTGTGGGCAAGGTCGGCCTTCTGGGTGATGGTCGCGGCGATCGCGGCCTCGCAGTCGCGTCAGGCGCTCATCGGACTGGCGATCGGTCTGCTCGTGATCTCGCTGCGGCAGCGCGAGCGCGCGGGCCGGGTCTGGCTGCTGCTGGTCGGGCTCGTCCCGGTGGGTTACCTGGTCCTGACGATGGTGCGCGACCAGATCGCCAGTGGTAACCAGCACAACTCCTGGTTCCAGCGCCTGGAGTGGTACGCCGAGTCCGTCCGGATCTGGGCCGACGCCCCGCTCGTCGGTCACGGGCTGCGCTACTGGACTCAGCCTGACGCACCGGGGGTCTTCCAGCCGCCCAACGCCTTCCTCGAGGTCGCGGCCTCTGCCGGGCTCGTGGGCCTGGTGGGCTTCCTGGTCTTGTGGGTGGGCGTGGTCGTCGTCCTCATGCGGATGAATCCCGTCTACGGGACCTTGGCCCTGGCCGTTGCGCTGTCCCGCTTGGGTCAGTCCCAGCTCGACCTGTTCTGGGTGAGCGTGTCGGTCTCCGTCCCGTTCATGCTCATCGGGGTCTGTCTCGGGGGTGAGCAGCGGGCCTTGGATCGCACGTCCACGGAGGCAAGGCCTCGTCGCGACGCGAGGCCGGTGCTGGCGTGA
- a CDS encoding polysaccharide biosynthesis tyrosine autokinase: MTVRDLLLTLKTRWRIIVATLLVVVAATAWLTLQITPVYQSSTRVYLLANNQTDSANVYNMPAAELETIIQVATSPIVLDPVREELGIDESTMLAVSAERSGDTPLLDVVVRAHDARVAAAAATAVPQHLAAVARDFSPMLQLSGTTVSAQTVVPSTVASSPVEPKPVQNLALGALAGLLLGIAFALARQALDQRVRDPRDLEALADRPVLGSIPVRRGSDRHALYLEIDPFGPHAEAIRRLRTNMMFVDVTTGRHSFVISSTLPGEGKTTTAINLALAMSDAGSKVLLIDADLRHPSVATNLGLEGAVGLTTVLLGEADVQDVIQRWGGTSMHVLTSGDIPPNPSELLGSTKMRELFESLSDDYDFILVDSPPVLPVTDALVVEKLTGGVLMVVASGETRKRHLSEAMRVLGTSDSTIAGFVLTKTPSQPTSYYTYYSTQDSGGRRRASGRDKKMAKAYPHAEAAAAERARRTETRAESRAEARAESRADSQGRPRGERSARRSG, from the coding sequence GTGACGGTCCGTGACCTGCTCCTGACCTTGAAGACACGCTGGCGCATCATCGTCGCCACGCTGCTCGTCGTCGTCGCCGCGACCGCCTGGCTGACCCTCCAGATCACCCCGGTCTACCAGTCGTCGACGCGGGTCTACCTGCTGGCCAACAACCAGACCGACTCGGCCAACGTCTACAACATGCCCGCGGCCGAGCTGGAGACGATCATCCAGGTCGCGACCTCCCCGATCGTGCTCGACCCGGTCCGCGAGGAGCTCGGGATCGACGAGAGCACGATGCTGGCCGTGTCGGCGGAGCGGTCCGGCGACACCCCGCTGCTCGACGTCGTCGTCCGCGCGCACGACGCCCGCGTGGCCGCGGCCGCCGCCACGGCCGTGCCCCAGCACCTGGCCGCGGTCGCCCGCGACTTCTCCCCGATGCTGCAGCTCAGCGGCACCACGGTGTCCGCACAGACCGTCGTCCCCTCCACCGTGGCGAGCTCACCGGTGGAGCCGAAGCCGGTCCAGAACCTCGCCCTCGGCGCCCTCGCGGGTCTGCTGCTCGGCATCGCCTTCGCGCTGGCCCGGCAGGCCCTCGACCAGCGGGTGCGCGACCCCCGGGACCTCGAGGCGCTCGCCGACCGTCCGGTCCTCGGCAGCATCCCCGTGCGCAGGGGCAGCGACCGCCACGCGCTCTACCTGGAGATCGACCCCTTCGGCCCGCACGCCGAGGCGATCCGTCGTCTGCGCACGAACATGATGTTCGTCGACGTGACGACGGGGCGGCACTCCTTCGTGATCAGCTCCACGCTCCCGGGCGAGGGCAAGACCACCACGGCCATCAACCTGGCCCTGGCCATGTCCGACGCCGGCAGCAAGGTGCTCCTCATCGACGCCGACCTGCGCCACCCCTCGGTCGCGACCAACCTCGGCCTGGAGGGTGCCGTCGGCCTGACCACCGTCCTGCTCGGCGAGGCCGACGTCCAGGACGTCATCCAGCGCTGGGGCGGCACCAGCATGCACGTGCTCACGTCCGGTGACATCCCGCCGAACCCGAGCGAGCTGCTGGGGTCGACCAAGATGCGCGAGCTCTTCGAGAGCCTCAGCGACGACTACGACTTCATCCTCGTCGACAGCCCGCCCGTCCTCCCGGTCACCGACGCGCTCGTCGTCGAGAAGCTCACCGGCGGCGTGCTGATGGTCGTCGCCAGCGGCGAGACCCGCAAGCGCCACCTCTCGGAGGCGATGCGCGTGCTCGGCACGAGCGACAGCACGATCGCCGGTTTCGTGCTGACCAAGACCCCGTCGCAGCCCACCTCCTACTACACCTACTACTCCACCCAGGACAGTGGCGGGCGTCGTCGGGCCAGCGGCCGCGACAAGAAGATGGCCAAGGCCTACCCGCACGCCGAGGCCGCTGCCGCCGAGCGCGCCCGCCGGACCGAGACCCGTGCGGAGTCGCGAGCAGAAGCACGGGCCGAGTCCCGGGCCGACAGCCAGGGCCGCCCCCGCGGCGAACGCTCGGCCCGCCGCTCAGGCTGA
- a CDS encoding dicarboxylate/amino acid:cation symporter, which produces MKKPGLLVRIVLAIVLGIALGLFLPDPVVRIFVTFNGLFGNFLTFIIPLIIVGLITPAISELGKGAGKWLGITAGIAYGSTVLAGLAAFAVCAVVLPRMLEAGSIDQVADPEAGLLEPFFTVEMPPVFGVMTALLVSFLVGIGLTLLHTDTLHKGFVELRSIVEKVIAAIIIPFLPLYVFGIFLNMTSAGQVWEVITTFIGVILLVFVLTVLLLLAQYSVAGAVTGRNPLKALRTMLPAYATALGTSSSAATIPVTLRQAVAAGVSRPVASFVIPLCATIHLAGSTVKIVSFSMAVLLLSGGQISLGVFIGFVFMLGITMVAAPGVPGGAIVTAAGLLTSMLGFSEEMVGLMIATYIAIDSFGTATNVTGDAAIAMVVDKLSGDELQHGTFVETEDGRLITVGDDEDPLPDER; this is translated from the coding sequence GTGAAGAAGCCCGGCCTCCTCGTCCGCATCGTCCTCGCCATCGTCCTGGGCATCGCCCTCGGACTGTTCCTGCCCGACCCGGTGGTGCGGATCTTCGTCACCTTCAACGGGCTGTTCGGCAACTTCCTGACCTTCATCATCCCGCTCATCATCGTCGGGCTGATCACGCCGGCGATCTCCGAGCTGGGCAAGGGCGCGGGCAAGTGGCTCGGTATCACCGCCGGCATCGCCTACGGCTCGACGGTGCTCGCCGGGCTGGCAGCCTTCGCGGTGTGCGCGGTGGTGCTGCCTCGGATGCTCGAGGCGGGCTCCATCGACCAGGTCGCCGATCCCGAGGCGGGGCTGCTCGAGCCGTTCTTCACGGTGGAGATGCCCCCGGTGTTCGGCGTGATGACCGCGCTGCTGGTCTCCTTCCTCGTCGGCATCGGCCTGACGCTGCTGCACACGGACACCCTGCACAAGGGCTTCGTCGAGCTGCGCTCGATCGTGGAGAAGGTCATCGCGGCGATCATCATCCCGTTCCTGCCGCTCTACGTCTTCGGCATCTTCCTCAACATGACGTCGGCCGGGCAGGTGTGGGAGGTCATCACCACCTTCATCGGGGTCATCCTGCTCGTCTTCGTGCTCACGGTCCTGCTGCTCCTGGCGCAGTACTCCGTGGCCGGTGCGGTGACCGGGCGCAACCCGCTCAAGGCCCTGCGCACCATGCTCCCGGCCTACGCCACGGCCCTCGGCACGTCGTCCTCGGCGGCGACCATCCCGGTCACGCTGCGCCAGGCCGTCGCCGCCGGCGTGAGCCGCCCGGTGGCGTCCTTCGTCATCCCGCTGTGCGCCACCATCCACCTCGCCGGCTCGACGGTGAAGATCGTGTCCTTCTCGATGGCCGTGCTGCTGCTCTCCGGGGGGCAGATCAGCCTGGGCGTCTTCATCGGCTTCGTCTTCATGCTCGGCATCACGATGGTGGCCGCGCCCGGCGTGCCGGGCGGAGCCATCGTCACGGCGGCCGGCCTGCTCACCTCCATGCTCGGCTTCTCCGAGGAGATGGTCGGGCTGATGATCGCGACCTACATCGCGATCGACTCCTTCGGCACCGCGACCAACGTCACCGGTGACGCGGCGATCGCCATGGTCGTCGACAAGCTCAGCGGCGACGAGCTGCAGCACGGCACCTTCGTCGAGACCGAGGACGGCCGCCTGATCACGGTCGGCGACGACGAGGACCCGCTCCCCGACGAGCGCTGA
- a CDS encoding nucleotidyltransferase family protein gives MESLPEVAVPLAVRMEMCHAALQHLADRAGADLLHLKGVAAEPRWRSSSGGTDADVLVRPSQVRRFVAAVEAAGWQRRSRFQTGSPFGHAQTYWHDHLGYADVHRFFPGMGADDATFDVLWADRGGVELASVPCAVPSRAGQALVMVLNATRNRSVEPWPASLAEDPLADEVRALVPRVGAEVAFAAALGELDRMRDHREHDLWRAITTGSGRVEEWRARVKAQPTLAGKVATVLRAPLVNTEHLANTRGRPPSTREVAQEFVDRLRRGAVEIWGARTGRRGGS, from the coding sequence GTGGAGTCCCTGCCCGAGGTCGCCGTGCCGCTCGCCGTGCGCATGGAGATGTGCCACGCCGCGCTGCAGCACCTGGCCGACCGCGCCGGGGCCGACCTCCTCCACCTCAAGGGCGTCGCGGCCGAGCCGCGGTGGCGCTCCAGCAGCGGCGGCACCGACGCCGACGTGCTCGTGCGGCCGTCGCAGGTGCGGCGGTTCGTCGCCGCGGTCGAGGCCGCGGGCTGGCAGCGGCGCTCCCGCTTCCAGACCGGTTCGCCGTTCGGTCACGCGCAGACCTACTGGCACGACCACCTGGGCTATGCCGACGTGCACCGCTTCTTCCCGGGGATGGGTGCCGACGACGCGACCTTCGACGTGCTGTGGGCCGACCGGGGCGGCGTGGAGCTGGCGTCGGTGCCCTGCGCGGTGCCGTCCCGGGCGGGGCAGGCGCTGGTGATGGTGCTCAACGCGACCCGCAACCGGTCCGTCGAGCCGTGGCCGGCGTCGCTCGCGGAGGACCCGCTCGCGGACGAGGTGCGTGCCCTCGTGCCCAGGGTGGGGGCGGAGGTGGCCTTCGCGGCAGCCCTGGGTGAGCTGGACCGGATGCGCGACCACCGCGAGCACGACCTGTGGCGGGCGATCACGACCGGCTCCGGGCGCGTCGAGGAGTGGCGGGCGCGGGTCAAGGCACAGCCGACGCTCGCCGGGAAGGTCGCCACCGTGCTGCGCGCTCCCCTCGTCAACACCGAGCACCTGGCCAACACGCGGGGCCGGCCACCCTCGACCCGTGAGGTGGCCCAGGAGTTCGTCGACCGGCTGCGCCGCGGAGCGGTCGAGATCTGGGGCGCGCGCACCGGACGGCGGGGCGGCTCGTGA
- a CDS encoding DUF429 domain-containing protein has protein sequence MHYVGIDLAWGDRSPTGVAVLDADGRLVHVSVAQTDDEVVAAVTPYTSEACLVAVDAPLVVTNATGNRPAEAALNRDFARFDAGAHPSNTGKAELAGTPRGARLVKRLGLDMNPASGRARRAIEVYPHPATVVLFRLGRTLKYKNKQGRSLETLRAALLELAGHLEGLATADPPMTLTGNPAWEGLVTRLREARRKSELRVVEDQVDAVVCAYVARYADAHPGRTTTYGDLATGYIVTPTLPEDLVPEPRARAGRAEPSEDEAPPTEPDPVRAAVRAYVRDRPALEEATRGYVRLVTDLLDEAGINYLAVTGRTKSVESFAGKVERLLDRGVAPEDLEEQITDQVGVRVVTYVLTDVAAVADLLGDQLRVLDDRDMGRETASEGRWGYASRHVLVQVDEDSARVADDPARAALAGRTASVQVRTVLQHAWAEFEHDIRYKGSVPEEHANDLDRRFALAAGLLELADREFETIRDRLRVSVVEAAEEDTDPRIDATDLAAFLAGRFPDAGWSRTDHYAWVSSLLLELGITSLKELGSVLQEVDSAAITEQMAYKYPPGAVRRLDDALLASFGERYVALHGNAHRVDLLRARLARLSGA, from the coding sequence ATGCACTACGTCGGCATCGACCTCGCCTGGGGCGACCGCAGCCCCACGGGCGTGGCGGTCCTCGACGCCGACGGGCGACTGGTCCACGTCTCGGTCGCGCAGACCGACGACGAGGTGGTGGCGGCGGTCACGCCATACACCTCCGAGGCCTGCCTCGTGGCCGTCGACGCCCCGCTCGTGGTGACGAACGCGACCGGCAACCGCCCGGCGGAGGCGGCCCTCAACCGCGACTTCGCGCGCTTCGACGCGGGCGCGCACCCGTCCAACACCGGCAAGGCCGAGCTGGCCGGCACCCCGCGCGGAGCGCGGCTCGTCAAGCGCCTGGGGCTGGACATGAACCCCGCCTCCGGGCGTGCCCGGCGGGCCATCGAGGTCTACCCGCACCCCGCCACCGTCGTGCTCTTCCGCCTCGGTCGGACGCTGAAGTACAAGAACAAGCAGGGCCGGTCGCTGGAGACCCTGCGCGCCGCCCTGCTCGAGCTGGCCGGACACCTGGAGGGCCTGGCGACGGCCGACCCGCCGATGACGCTGACGGGCAACCCGGCCTGGGAGGGGCTCGTCACGCGCCTCCGCGAGGCGCGCCGCAAGAGCGAGCTGCGCGTGGTGGAGGACCAGGTCGACGCCGTGGTCTGCGCCTACGTCGCGAGGTATGCCGACGCGCACCCCGGGCGCACGACCACCTACGGCGACCTCGCCACCGGCTACATCGTCACGCCCACGCTGCCCGAGGACCTGGTGCCCGAGCCGCGGGCGCGGGCGGGTCGGGCGGAGCCGTCGGAGGACGAGGCGCCCCCGACCGAGCCCGACCCCGTGCGCGCGGCCGTGCGGGCCTACGTGCGCGACCGTCCGGCCCTGGAGGAGGCCACCCGGGGCTACGTCCGACTGGTCACCGACCTCCTCGACGAGGCCGGCATCAACTACCTCGCCGTGACCGGCCGGACCAAGAGCGTGGAGTCGTTCGCGGGGAAGGTGGAGCGCCTGCTCGACCGCGGCGTCGCGCCCGAGGACCTCGAGGAGCAGATCACCGACCAGGTCGGCGTGCGGGTGGTGACCTACGTGCTGACCGACGTCGCCGCCGTGGCCGACCTGCTCGGCGACCAGCTGCGCGTGCTCGACGACCGGGACATGGGGCGGGAGACCGCCTCGGAGGGACGGTGGGGCTACGCCAGCCGGCACGTGCTCGTCCAGGTGGACGAGGACAGCGCGCGGGTGGCCGACGACCCGGCGCGGGCCGCGCTCGCGGGCCGCACGGCCTCGGTGCAGGTGCGGACCGTGCTGCAGCACGCGTGGGCCGAGTTCGAGCACGACATCCGTTACAAGGGCTCGGTGCCGGAGGAGCACGCCAACGACCTCGACCGCCGGTTCGCGCTGGCCGCGGGGCTGCTGGAGCTGGCCGACCGCGAGTTCGAGACGATCCGCGACCGGCTGCGGGTCAGCGTCGTCGAGGCGGCCGAGGAGGACACCGACCCGCGCATCGACGCGACCGACCTGGCGGCCTTCCTCGCCGGGCGCTTCCCCGACGCCGGGTGGTCACGCACCGACCACTACGCGTGGGTCTCCTCGCTGCTGCTCGAGCTCGGCATCACCTCGCTCAAGGAGCTGGGCAGCGTGCTGCAGGAGGTCGACTCGGCGGCGATCACCGAGCAGATGGCCTACAAGTACCCGCCCGGCGCGGTGCGCCGCCTCGACGACGCGCTGCTCGCGTCCTTCGGGGAGAGGTATGTCGCGCTGCACGGAAACGCGCACCGCGTGGACCTGCTGCGCGCCCGGCTGGCGCGGCTCTCCGGGGCCTGA
- a CDS encoding NAD(P)/FAD-dependent oxidoreductase — MSRDCDVVIVGAGLAGITCALALQHRGVSARVLEAGDAVGGRVRTDVVDGFRLDRGFHVLDPGYPMVRNHVDLKALGVRKFTAGLAIRTARTANLQIVADPRREPQFIPQTVMSGKLHPASLAALARWASPTVASILGGDEDEMDVPRRESMDAAGLQGPLRRIVDSALAGVLLEDDGSTSTAFARLVTMSFVNGTPKLPAEGMQALPEQLASRLDRPVELGTPVAEVGSRYVVTEGGERIEADLVVVATDPQTAERLTGRPAPEGKGQTTHWYAVPDAPTDFGSILIDVREDRGPVVSTVVMSNVQPTYAPEGMHLVAASSLLRPGQEPVRDEDVIQHVGSIYGVSTFGWQLLRRDDIPYAVPVQPAPFVERHRMQLEDGLIVAGDHMDTASVQGAMVSGRRAAEGYLQRRGLLEEDYAELAIG, encoded by the coding sequence ATGTCCCGTGACTGTGACGTCGTCATCGTGGGAGCCGGCCTGGCCGGAATCACCTGCGCCCTAGCCCTGCAGCATCGCGGCGTCTCCGCCCGCGTCCTCGAGGCGGGCGACGCCGTGGGCGGTCGCGTCCGCACCGACGTCGTGGACGGCTTCCGCCTGGACCGTGGCTTCCACGTCCTGGACCCGGGTTATCCGATGGTCCGCAACCACGTCGACCTCAAGGCGCTGGGGGTGCGCAAGTTCACCGCCGGTCTGGCGATCCGCACCGCCCGGACGGCCAACCTTCAGATCGTGGCCGACCCGCGCCGTGAGCCCCAGTTCATCCCGCAGACCGTCATGTCCGGCAAGCTGCACCCCGCGAGCCTCGCCGCCCTGGCGCGCTGGGCCTCCCCGACCGTCGCCTCGATCCTGGGCGGTGACGAGGACGAGATGGACGTGCCCCGTCGCGAGTCGATGGACGCCGCCGGGCTCCAGGGCCCGCTGCGCCGGATCGTCGACTCCGCCCTGGCCGGCGTGCTCCTCGAGGACGACGGCAGCACGTCGACGGCCTTCGCCCGGCTCGTGACCATGAGCTTCGTCAACGGCACCCCCAAGCTGCCCGCCGAGGGCATGCAGGCGCTCCCCGAGCAGCTGGCCTCCCGCCTCGACCGCCCCGTCGAGCTCGGCACGCCGGTGGCCGAGGTCGGGTCCAGGTATGTCGTGACCGAGGGCGGCGAGCGCATCGAGGCCGACCTGGTCGTCGTGGCCACCGACCCGCAGACCGCGGAGCGCCTCACCGGCCGCCCGGCTCCGGAGGGCAAGGGCCAGACCACCCACTGGTATGCCGTGCCCGACGCCCCGACCGACTTCGGCTCCATCCTCATCGACGTCCGCGAGGACCGCGGCCCCGTCGTCAGCACCGTCGTCATGAGCAACGTGCAGCCGACCTACGCCCCCGAGGGCATGCACCTGGTCGCGGCCAGCAGCCTGCTCCGCCCGGGCCAGGAGCCGGTGCGCGACGAGGACGTGATCCAGCACGTCGGCTCGATCTACGGCGTCAGCACCTTCGGCTGGCAGCTGCTCCGTCGCGACGACATCCCGTATGCCGTGCCCGTGCAGCCCGCCCCCTTCGTCGAGCGGCACCGGATGCAGCTCGAGGACGGCCTCATCGTCGCCGGCGACCACATGGACACCGCGTCCGTGCAGGGCGCCATGGTCAGCGGCCGGCGCGCCGCCGAGGGCTACCTGCAGCGTCGTGGCCTCCTCGAGGAGGACTACGCCGAGCTCGCCATCGGCTGA